From the Niveibacterium microcysteis genome, the window ATCAACATTTGTTGCTGCGAGCGCCCTCGCTGTGGCACCATCAAAACCGAACGCGGCGGGGCGGCCCGAAAGGGCGTCGTTCCCCCGCGCGGGAGTTGGAGTTGCGGCAAGCGGTCGTGTGAGGCGTCGCGAGGTCGGGTGCTCACGGACTGCAAAGCTGTCGTCAGAAGCAGCACTCATCCGGTGTTTTTCGAGGACCCATGAGGCATACCACTCGCGCATCAGTTCCACTGGCAATGGCGTTTGTCGCCAACGCCGCGTCGGCAGCCGACGCACGTTACAACCTCCAGCCCCCTGTCACCGGCATTGCCGAACAGATCTACGGCATGCATTCGATGATGCTCGTGATCTGCCTGGTGATCTTCGTCGGTGTCTTCGGCGTGATGTTCTGGTCGGTGTTCCGGCACCGCAAATCGAAGGGCGCGGTTGCAGCCCATTTCCACGAGAACACAGCGGTCGAGATTGCCTGGACTGTCGTGCCGGTGCTGATTCTGCTCGGCATGGCCTACCCGGCGACGAAGACGGTGATCTCGATGAAGGACACGTCAAACCCGGACATCACGATCAAGGCCACCGGCTACCAGTGGATGTGGGGTTACGACTACCTCAAGGGCGAGGGCGAGGGCGTGCGCTTCATCTCCACGCTGTCCACGCCGCGCGACCA encodes:
- the coxB gene encoding cytochrome c oxidase subunit II — protein: MRHTTRASVPLAMAFVANAASAADARYNLQPPVTGIAEQIYGMHSMMLVICLVIFVGVFGVMFWSVFRHRKSKGAVAAHFHENTAVEIAWTVVPVLILLGMAYPATKTVISMKDTSNPDITIKATGYQWMWGYDYLKGEGEGVRFISTLSTPRDQIEGGAAKGANYLLEVDNPVVVPVGKKIRILTTANDVIHAWWVPAFGVKQDAIPGFIRDTWFRAEKEGVYRGNCAELCGKEHGFMPIEVHVVSAAKYAEWVAAQKKRMAAEAQPAAPQASANTAAAG